In a genomic window of Feifania hominis:
- a CDS encoding LysR family transcriptional regulator — protein MDLYSMRYIIAVAEHENFSLAAQACHVGQPALSQQVAKAESELGVQLFSRGSRGVTLTQAGQEFVRRAREIIQQADALHAEMAKFSGVQKGSLNLGIITSLQCIDFGGMLSAFCSTYPNISVNIVQGGTHQLIERLVDRSLDVSIMNRPVNHLPSQLHFQKLGEDRYSLAIPIPHRLAARTSVSLSELREEHFIFHQSNQVASELCLQACRRAGFEPNIVCRSSSPTTSLYMVQGGLGVALLPSEEFRHRSITGVRELKIREPIVKEVGISWRRDAASPLIDAAVSFSQQWTR, from the coding sequence ATGGATCTTTACTCCATGCGCTACATCATAGCCGTCGCCGAACACGAGAACTTCTCGCTTGCGGCCCAGGCATGCCATGTCGGGCAGCCGGCGCTGTCGCAGCAGGTTGCAAAGGCCGAGTCCGAGCTTGGCGTGCAGCTCTTTTCCCGCGGGAGCCGCGGGGTCACGCTGACACAGGCGGGGCAGGAGTTTGTCAGGCGGGCCAGAGAAATCATTCAGCAGGCGGATGCTCTTCACGCCGAAATGGCAAAGTTCTCCGGCGTGCAGAAAGGCTCTCTGAATCTCGGCATCATCACCAGTCTGCAGTGCATTGACTTCGGCGGCATGCTGTCGGCTTTCTGCAGCACCTATCCCAACATATCGGTGAACATTGTGCAGGGGGGAACCCATCAGCTGATTGAGCGGTTGGTCGACCGGAGTCTGGACGTTTCCATCATGAACCGGCCCGTCAACCATCTTCCCTCACAGCTCCACTTTCAAAAGCTCGGGGAGGACCGCTATTCTCTGGCCATACCGATTCCCCACCGTCTGGCGGCCCGAACCAGTGTGAGCCTGTCGGAGCTGAGAGAGGAGCACTTTATTTTTCACCAGAGCAACCAGGTCGCCTCTGAGCTGTGCCTGCAGGCCTGCCGGCGCGCCGGATTTGAGCCGAACATTGTCTGCCGTTCCAGCAGCCCCACAACCAGCCTGTACATGGTTCAGGGTGGGCTCGGCGTCGCACTTCTCCCCTCGGAGGAGTTTCGCCACCGCTCCATCACCGGTGTGCGTGAGCTCAAAATCAGAGAGCCCATCGTCAAAGAGGTCGGCATATCCTGGCGGCGTGACGCCGCCTCCCCGTTGATTGACGCCGCTGTCAGCTTTTCACAGCAGTGGACACGATAA
- a CDS encoding L-ribulose-5-phosphate 3-epimerase has product MAEYRLGLYEKSMPDTLTIREKLEHTRQAGFDYMELSIDESDAKLARLDWTAEQLYNLRADMWQTGTPIHSICLSGHRKYPLGHPDFKVRQRSMEIMEKAIVLASQLGIRLIQLAGYDVYYEEGCDETRDYFLENLKKAVLMAGKYGVMLGFETMETPFMNTVAKAMAYVNAVGSPWLQIYPDLGNLTNAVGEEVPTDLEAGKGHLAALHLKETVPGVFREVPFGTGHVDFVSGAGKALELGVRAFVGEFWYVGAKNWEEELAVANSFLREKLHEGAQHSRTDS; this is encoded by the coding sequence GTGGCGGAGTATCGGCTGGGGCTCTATGAGAAGAGCATGCCGGACACCTTGACGATCCGGGAGAAGCTCGAGCACACCAGACAGGCGGGCTTTGACTATATGGAACTCTCCATTGACGAAAGCGATGCCAAACTTGCCCGCCTCGACTGGACGGCGGAGCAGCTTTACAACCTGCGCGCGGACATGTGGCAGACGGGAACGCCCATTCACTCGATCTGCCTTTCGGGGCATCGCAAGTATCCTCTGGGCCATCCCGACTTCAAGGTGCGCCAGCGGAGCATGGAGATTATGGAGAAAGCCATCGTCCTGGCCTCCCAACTGGGGATCCGGCTGATTCAGCTGGCGGGCTATGACGTCTACTATGAAGAGGGCTGCGATGAGACCAGGGATTACTTCCTGGAGAATTTGAAAAAGGCGGTTCTGATGGCTGGGAAGTACGGCGTGATGCTGGGCTTTGAGACCATGGAGACCCCCTTTATGAATACCGTGGCCAAGGCCATGGCCTATGTGAACGCGGTGGGAAGCCCCTGGCTCCAGATCTATCCGGATCTGGGCAACCTGACCAATGCGGTCGGAGAGGAGGTCCCGACTGATTTGGAGGCAGGAAAGGGGCATCTGGCAGCACTCCACCTGAAAGAGACTGTCCCGGGAGTCTTCCGGGAGGTGCCCTTTGGCACGGGGCATGTGGACTTTGTCAGCGGCGCGGGAAAGGCCCTGGAACTGGGTGTACGGGCTTTTGTGGGAGAGTTCTGGTACGTCGGCGCGAAAAACTGGGAAGAGGAGCTGGCCGTGGCAAACTCTTTTTTGAGAGAGAAACTGCACGAGGGGGCGCAGCACAGCCGGACAGACAGCTGA
- a CDS encoding L-ribulose-5-phosphate 4-epimerase → MEYESLRERVWRANLLLPGYKLVTFTWGNVSEVDRAAGVFAIKPSGVEYSDLRPEDIVVLDLAGHVMAGALNPSSDTETHLELYNAFPSIGGIVHTHSSHAVAWAQAGEDIPCCGTTQADYFYGPVPCAPHLTQAEIGEAYEKNTGRSIVETFLSRGLDPTHVPGVVCASHGPFTWGRDAAQAVYHAVVLEEVAKTALLTRQVCGEARPAPQRYLDKHFLRKHGPNAYYGQKARKGE, encoded by the coding sequence ATGGAATACGAATCGCTCAGAGAGCGGGTGTGGAGAGCGAATCTTCTTCTGCCCGGATACAAGCTGGTCACGTTTACCTGGGGAAATGTATCCGAGGTTGACCGTGCCGCAGGAGTTTTTGCCATCAAGCCGTCCGGCGTGGAGTACAGCGATCTGCGCCCGGAGGATATTGTGGTGTTGGATCTGGCGGGACATGTGATGGCGGGGGCTCTGAATCCCTCGTCGGACACCGAGACCCACCTTGAGCTCTACAATGCCTTCCCCTCCATCGGGGGCATTGTACATACCCATAGCTCCCATGCGGTGGCATGGGCTCAGGCGGGGGAGGATATTCCCTGCTGCGGAACCACACAGGCCGATTACTTTTATGGGCCGGTGCCCTGCGCACCCCATCTGACACAGGCTGAGATCGGCGAGGCATATGAGAAGAACACTGGCCGCTCCATAGTCGAGACGTTTCTGAGCCGGGGATTGGATCCGACACATGTCCCCGGTGTTGTATGCGCCAGCCATGGCCCTTTCACCTGGGGCAGAGACGCGGCGCAGGCGGTCTATCACGCCGTGGTTCTCGAGGAAGTGGCCAAGACGGCGCTTTTGACCCGCCAGGTTTGCGGCGAGGCCCGGCCGGCACCGCAGCGCTATCTGGACAAGCACTTTCTGCGCAAGCACGGCCCCAATGCCTACTATGGGCAAAAGGCACGAAAGGGGGAATAA
- the ulaG gene encoding L-ascorbate 6-phosphate lactonase — translation MSKVSELTRESWIMSTFPEWGTWLVEDIENEVVPPGNIAMWWLGCTGIWFKTPENTNITIDLWCGNGKRTHGDGKMAVGHQMANMCGARAMQPNLRNVPFVIDPFAFKHVDAVLATHYHQDHMSAEWAAHVIQSGMTTTDHTGKTIPVPFIGPSKSVETWVKWGVPPERCVTVRPGDIVKIKDLEIVCLDSFDRTCIVTTDSTGPDREELSGKCPTDMDDKAVNYLIKTPGGNIYHSGDSHFSIYFAKHGKDYDIDVAFGSFGENPIGMQDKMSSVDILRMAENLRCKVVIPIHWDVWTNFQADCEEIRLLYDFKKDRNEYGFHPFFWQVGGKYVYPQDRDKLYYHHPRGFEDCFEAPQNIPYRSCL, via the coding sequence ATGAGTAAAGTGAGTGAGCTCACCAGAGAGTCCTGGATCATGTCCACTTTCCCGGAGTGGGGGACCTGGCTGGTTGAGGATATTGAAAACGAGGTTGTCCCGCCGGGGAATATCGCCATGTGGTGGCTGGGCTGTACCGGTATCTGGTTCAAAACACCGGAGAACACCAACATCACCATCGATTTGTGGTGCGGAAACGGCAAGCGAACACATGGCGATGGAAAGATGGCCGTGGGACACCAGATGGCCAATATGTGCGGGGCCAGAGCCATGCAACCAAACCTGCGCAATGTGCCCTTTGTCATCGACCCGTTTGCGTTCAAACACGTCGATGCCGTGCTGGCGACCCACTACCACCAGGATCACATGTCCGCTGAATGGGCGGCACATGTGATTCAGAGCGGTATGACGACCACGGATCATACGGGAAAGACCATTCCTGTGCCTTTCATCGGCCCCAGTAAATCGGTGGAGACCTGGGTGAAATGGGGAGTCCCGCCGGAGCGGTGCGTCACGGTCAGGCCGGGGGACATCGTCAAGATCAAAGACCTCGAGATTGTCTGCCTGGACAGCTTCGACCGCACCTGCATTGTCACCACCGACTCCACCGGTCCCGACCGGGAGGAGCTCAGCGGAAAATGTCCCACGGACATGGACGACAAGGCGGTCAACTACCTCATTAAGACCCCCGGCGGGAACATCTATCACTCAGGCGACAGCCACTTCTCGATCTACTTTGCCAAACACGGCAAGGACTACGACATCGATGTGGCGTTCGGCTCATTTGGAGAAAACCCCATTGGAATGCAGGACAAGATGTCCTCGGTGGACATTCTTCGCATGGCGGAGAACCTGCGCTGCAAGGTGGTCATCCCCATCCATTGGGATGTGTGGACCAACTTCCAGGCCGACTGTGAAGAGATCAGGCTTCTCTATGACTTTAAGAAAGATCGCAATGAGTACGGCTTTCATCCTTTCTTCTGGCAGGTGGGCGGAAAGTATGTCTATCCCCAGGACAGGGACAAACTCTACTATCATCATCCTCGGGGCTTCGAGGACTGCTTTGAAGCGCCGCAGAACATTCCCTACCGATCCTGCTTGTGA
- a CDS encoding MBL fold metallo-hydrolase produces MNKDCEQVLFVTFAKDGLYQIQCSGLVPGPGHVCCTLIVGQEKCLLVDNGIGDDDFDDFPPELVPLMAGKELICAATHGHLDHVGGSKWFDSIWVMPQDNHLVKSTFGSEYDEKAGLIAGKTRVLPLEDGQIFDLGGRSVRAIATPGHTWGSCCFYDDRAEIMLTGDALNRHVMYQCEMPPVPLRVCAQGLENLLTYPFDLFLGGHHGEPFAREFVSRMVKLIRSFDIEKAPPYKREGMPENIRNFHVGRGYGDPEYVSIIVNADYLEDYLK; encoded by the coding sequence ATGAACAAAGATTGTGAACAGGTGCTGTTTGTCACCTTTGCCAAGGACGGACTCTACCAGATCCAGTGCAGCGGGCTGGTTCCCGGCCCTGGTCATGTCTGCTGCACTCTGATTGTGGGGCAGGAGAAGTGCCTGCTGGTGGACAATGGCATTGGAGACGACGACTTTGACGATTTCCCGCCGGAACTGGTGCCGCTAATGGCGGGAAAGGAACTCATCTGTGCGGCCACCCACGGTCATCTGGACCATGTCGGCGGCTCAAAGTGGTTTGACTCCATCTGGGTCATGCCGCAGGACAACCATCTGGTAAAGAGCACATTCGGCTCAGAATACGATGAAAAGGCGGGCCTTATCGCCGGGAAGACTAGAGTTTTGCCTCTGGAGGACGGCCAGATCTTCGATCTGGGCGGCAGATCGGTCAGGGCCATTGCCACGCCCGGCCACACGTGGGGAAGCTGCTGCTTCTACGATGACAGGGCTGAAATCATGCTGACCGGAGACGCTTTGAACCGCCATGTGATGTATCAGTGTGAGATGCCCCCTGTCCCGCTGAGAGTCTGCGCTCAGGGCCTTGAAAATCTGCTGACCTACCCCTTTGACCTGTTTCTGGGCGGGCATCACGGCGAGCCGTTTGCGCGGGAGTTTGTCAGCCGGATGGTGAAGCTGATCCGGTCTTTCGACATTGAAAAAGCACCGCCCTACAAGCGGGAGGGCATGCCCGAAAACATCCGCAACTTCCACGTGGGGCGCGGTTACGGAGACCCGGAGTATGTCTCCATCATCGTCAATGCAGATTACCTGGAAGACTACCTCAAATAG
- a CDS encoding ABC transporter substrate-binding protein: protein MKKRIIAIFLAAVLCLSLAACGPKESVDPQNPDGPQTGEVKKSSKDTLTIAVAGDIPSLKGGQNSRTTASLCWPTLFTLNETAEGGYEYVIDEYSAAESAEWSEDQKSLIVTLKDGITMHNGTPLTADDAVFSIAYECTTGNTLNASPNMPEDGSGVEKVDEKTVKLTFNTVSVDNWNLAAQFRIFDKESFEASNASDLTVYGADAKNFVSYGPYKLKEFAVGDHVTFEKFDDYFAGNDSTIKTVIVRRIDESTVAMMELQTGGVDVIMYPAESDIADVENGMYDNIKYNSAAGLYQQLIVFNLDGNSLCSNVNVRKALCYAIDRKAMWEGAFESSGLFADTPVSRTQEFIQTYEEPYPQDLAKAKQMLEAEGIEEGTTFTVLVDNDAYRTTAVEMFKNVMVEMGYNVEIRTGDNAAYLNDVLNTTDWDLEFGKSGMIGSVAYWIGSQWPFFHHGNTAVEDFSDFYAMQNAILAEFDDAKRNELTQEFMDAYVNEYCISYPIRQDVYGNLMAKNLEGVTRWGEQWNLIGAYFTE, encoded by the coding sequence ATGAAAAAGAGAATCATCGCGATCTTTCTGGCTGCCGTCCTGTGCCTGTCACTGGCGGCCTGCGGCCCCAAGGAGAGTGTCGATCCCCAGAATCCCGACGGCCCGCAGACTGGAGAGGTGAAAAAATCCTCCAAGGATACGTTGACCATCGCTGTGGCGGGCGATATCCCCTCGCTGAAAGGCGGACAGAACAGCCGCACCACTGCCAGCCTCTGCTGGCCGACGCTCTTCACTCTCAACGAAACTGCTGAGGGCGGCTACGAGTATGTCATCGATGAATACAGTGCCGCGGAGTCTGCCGAGTGGAGTGAGGATCAGAAGAGCCTCATCGTCACACTCAAAGATGGGATTACCATGCACAACGGAACACCCCTTACTGCGGATGACGCTGTTTTTTCCATCGCCTATGAGTGCACCACGGGAAACACCTTGAACGCCTCCCCCAATATGCCTGAGGATGGTTCCGGCGTGGAAAAAGTGGACGAGAAAACCGTGAAACTGACATTCAATACCGTCAGTGTAGACAACTGGAATCTGGCGGCACAGTTCCGTATCTTCGACAAGGAGTCCTTTGAGGCTTCGAATGCCTCCGATCTGACAGTCTACGGCGCAGACGCCAAGAACTTTGTCAGCTACGGCCCTTACAAACTTAAGGAATTTGCCGTTGGCGACCATGTGACCTTTGAGAAGTTTGACGACTACTTCGCCGGAAACGACTCCACCATCAAAACAGTGATCGTGCGTCGCATCGACGAATCTACCGTGGCCATGATGGAGCTTCAGACCGGCGGCGTGGATGTGATCATGTATCCTGCTGAGAGCGACATCGCGGATGTGGAGAATGGAATGTACGACAACATCAAGTACAACTCGGCGGCGGGACTCTATCAGCAGCTGATCGTATTCAATCTGGACGGCAACTCCCTGTGTTCCAACGTCAATGTCCGCAAGGCTCTGTGCTATGCCATTGACCGCAAGGCCATGTGGGAGGGAGCTTTTGAGTCCAGTGGTCTCTTCGCCGATACCCCCGTGTCCCGAACCCAGGAGTTCATTCAGACCTATGAGGAGCCCTATCCCCAGGATCTGGCCAAGGCCAAGCAGATGCTCGAGGCCGAGGGGATTGAAGAGGGCACCACGTTTACCGTACTCGTGGACAACGACGCCTACCGCACCACTGCTGTTGAGATGTTCAAGAATGTCATGGTGGAAATGGGTTACAACGTGGAGATCCGCACCGGTGACAATGCCGCGTACCTCAACGATGTGCTCAATACCACCGACTGGGATCTGGAGTTCGGCAAGTCCGGCATGATTGGCTCTGTTGCCTACTGGATTGGCAGCCAGTGGCCTTTCTTCCACCACGGCAACACCGCTGTGGAGGACTTCAGCGACTTCTACGCCATGCAAAACGCAATTCTGGCTGAGTTTGACGATGCCAAGCGCAATGAGCTGACCCAAGAGTTTATGGATGCCTATGTCAACGAGTACTGCATCAGCTACCCCATCCGCCAGGATGTCTATGGCAACCTGATGGCCAAAAATCTGGAGGGCGTGACCCGCTGGGGCGAGCAGTGGAATCTGATCGGAGCCTATTTCACCGAGTGA
- a CDS encoding ABC transporter ATP-binding protein, which yields MSEREPILDVRHLKKYFPVAAGVVHAVDDVTFTIEKGKTLGVVGESGCGKSTLGRTILHLQESTAGQIFFEGQDITHVNRKELSQLRRKMQIIFQDPFSSLNPRMSLYQSIAEPLRIMTDAGEEEIKQRVYETMKIVGLAERYVNTYPHELDGGRRQRIGIARALIINPSFIVCDEPVSALDVSIQAQILNLMRDIQDERQLTYIFVTHDLSVVKYISDDIMVMYLGQTVEKAASNELFEYRLHPYTKALLSAVPLPDIDHEKKHIELKGEITSPINPKPGCRFAPRCPYAADVCFRTTPAHEEVRPNHFVSCHRVRELNGL from the coding sequence ATGTCTGAGAGAGAACCCATTCTTGACGTCAGACACCTGAAAAAATATTTCCCCGTCGCGGCAGGCGTTGTTCACGCGGTGGATGATGTCACCTTTACCATCGAGAAAGGCAAGACTCTGGGCGTAGTGGGAGAATCCGGCTGCGGCAAGTCCACTCTGGGGCGGACGATCCTCCACCTGCAGGAGAGCACCGCAGGACAGATCTTCTTTGAGGGACAGGACATCACGCATGTGAACCGCAAGGAGCTCTCCCAGCTGCGCCGGAAGATGCAGATCATCTTTCAGGATCCTTTCTCCTCTTTGAATCCCCGCATGAGCCTCTACCAATCCATCGCCGAGCCTCTGCGCATCATGACCGATGCAGGGGAAGAGGAGATCAAGCAGCGCGTCTATGAAACCATGAAGATCGTGGGGCTTGCCGAGCGATATGTGAACACCTACCCTCATGAACTCGACGGCGGACGGCGGCAGAGAATCGGCATCGCTCGGGCGCTTATCATCAATCCCAGCTTCATCGTCTGCGACGAACCGGTGTCCGCTCTGGATGTGTCCATTCAGGCGCAGATTCTGAATCTGATGCGCGACATTCAGGATGAGCGGCAGTTGACCTACATCTTTGTGACGCACGACCTGTCCGTGGTGAAGTACATATCGGATGACATCATGGTCATGTATTTGGGACAGACGGTTGAGAAAGCCGCGTCAAACGAGCTGTTTGAGTACCGGCTTCACCCCTACACGAAAGCGCTGTTGTCAGCTGTGCCTCTGCCCGACATCGACCACGAAAAGAAGCACATCGAGCTCAAAGGGGAGATCACTTCTCCCATCAATCCCAAGCCCGGCTGCCGGTTTGCTCCCAGGTGTCCCTATGCCGCCGACGTCTGCTTCCGGACTACGCCAGCCCACGAGGAGGTCAGACCCAATCACTTTGTATCCTGCCACCGTGTTCGAGAGCTGAACGGACTGTAG
- a CDS encoding ABC transporter ATP-binding protein has translation MADVKHGVIPGKKDVELGEELLKIDDLSVYYISRESTSKAVNHVSLTINKGETLGLVGETGAGKTTIALSILRLLDSPPGKLVGGTIEYKGMDIYRLKKREMRQIRGFEISMIFQDPMTALNPVDTVGEQITEVIRLHRQCSRMEARKLAGDMMETVGIPRERYDEYPHQFSGGMIQRIVIAIALACSPELLLADEPTTALDVTIQAQVLDMMNDLKKKFGTSVLMITHDLGIIAEMCDRVAVIYAGEVVELGDLEAIFHHTAHPYTKGLFDSLPNAAGDSKRLQPIKGLMPDPANLPEGCKFCERCPYATQECESALPELREISPGHLVRCHHHSCFRKGEADHV, from the coding sequence ATGGCTGATGTGAAGCACGGCGTCATTCCGGGCAAAAAGGATGTCGAGCTGGGCGAGGAGCTTCTGAAGATCGACGATCTTTCTGTTTACTACATCTCCAGAGAGAGTACCAGCAAGGCGGTCAACCATGTGTCGCTCACCATCAACAAGGGAGAGACTCTGGGACTGGTGGGAGAGACCGGAGCGGGCAAGACCACCATTGCCCTGAGCATCCTGCGGCTGCTGGACAGTCCGCCGGGCAAGCTGGTAGGCGGGACGATCGAATACAAGGGCATGGACATCTACAGACTGAAAAAGAGAGAGATGCGGCAGATACGGGGCTTTGAGATCAGCATGATTTTCCAGGACCCCATGACCGCTCTCAACCCGGTCGATACCGTGGGTGAGCAGATCACCGAGGTCATCCGGCTTCACAGGCAGTGCAGCCGGATGGAGGCAAGGAAGCTGGCGGGAGATATGATGGAAACAGTGGGCATTCCCCGCGAGCGGTACGACGAGTACCCCCACCAGTTTTCCGGCGGTATGATACAGCGTATCGTGATCGCCATCGCCCTTGCATGCTCTCCGGAGCTGCTGCTGGCCGATGAACCCACCACCGCCCTGGATGTGACCATTCAGGCCCAGGTGCTGGATATGATGAACGACCTGAAAAAGAAATTTGGAACATCGGTGCTGATGATCACCCACGATCTGGGCATTATCGCAGAGATGTGCGACCGGGTAGCGGTGATCTACGCCGGCGAAGTAGTGGAGCTGGGCGACCTGGAGGCCATTTTTCACCACACCGCCCACCCGTATACCAAGGGTCTTTTTGACTCTCTGCCGAACGCTGCAGGGGACAGTAAGAGGCTGCAGCCCATTAAGGGGCTGATGCCGGACCCTGCAAATCTGCCGGAGGGGTGCAAGTTCTGTGAGCGTTGCCCCTACGCTACGCAGGAGTGTGAAAGCGCTCTGCCGGAACTCAGGGAGATATCTCCCGGCCATCTGGTTCGTTGTCATCACCACTCCTGCTTTAGAAAGGGGGAAGCCGATCATGTCTGA